One stretch of Epinephelus lanceolatus isolate andai-2023 chromosome 15, ASM4190304v1, whole genome shotgun sequence DNA includes these proteins:
- the LOC144467039 gene encoding uncharacterized protein LOC144467039 has product MNLLPWMTLVFLLSAGSSFADVDVNWLTRIVNAIRTEYRINGQFCLAANIPLNHDPNRLNEVLQNDPYSRNVEDTLSGGDVYTGSSVVVAKPAGAVHAEAQVLKNLQPLISNSRNHFLLIYSYLSACGGKCTNPNNRFNILKDIEKNVIPYWTDAAFVFTRVFDKPKYGDAPTKDDLEQSLIQLGNTGLHLRNIFRCYKPQNLEFQCYSCSSQRKVADVCVENNIVPQKRGRSRSGSRDSTISRKRPRINQSDSSSSSSRSRSGSRSRSRSRSRSRNNNRG; this is encoded by the exons ATGAATCTCCTGCCCTGGATGACGCTGGTGTTCCTGCTGTCAGCTGGAAGCAGTTTTGCTGATGTGGATGTGAACTGGTTGACTCGTATTGTCAACGCCATCAGGACAGA GTACAGAATAAACGGACAGTTCTGTCTGGCTGCAAACATTCCACTAAATCATGACCCAAACAGACTCAATGAAGTCCTACAGAACGACCCCTACAGTAGAAACGTTGAAGACACACTCTCAGGTGGTGATGTGTACACAGGCAGCAGTGTGGTTGTAGCCAAACCTGCTGGAGCTGTGCACGCAGAAGCTCAAGTTCTGAAAAACTTGCAACCACTGATCAGCAACAGCAGGAACCACTTCCTGCTCATCTACTCTTACCTCTCTGCATGTGGAGGAAAGTGCACAAACCCAAATAATAGGTTCAACATCCTTAAAGACATTGAGAAAAATGTTATTCCATACTGGACTGATGCTgcctttgtgttcacaagagtCTTTGATAAGCCAAAATATGGTGATGCTCCCACCAAAGACGATTTGGAACAATCACTGATACAGCTTGGGAACACTGGCCTCCATCTCAGAAACATTTTCCGCTGTTACAAACCCCAAAATTTagagtttcagtgttacagctgCTCATCACAGCGGAAAGTTGCAGATGTTTGTGTTGAAAACAACATTGTGCCTCAAAAGAGAGGAAGGAGCAGAAGTGGGAGCAGAGACTCCACCATTAGCAGAAAAAGACCCAgaattaatcaaagtgacagcagcagcagcagcagcaggagtagAAGTGGAAGTAGAAGCAGGAGTAGGAGCAGAAGCAGGAGTAGAAACAACAACCGTGGATGA
- the LOC144467010 gene encoding uncharacterized protein LOC144467010 yields MPTKPDRPQITSQLLTTGFYRLCGDPGHMVFGLFKRLGHFKKSGPFKLSEPFKVFGLFNRSGPFKLSEPFKVSGSFKVLGPFNVLEPFKLSRPFKEWRPRKVSELFKVSRPFKKSGPFKLSEPFKVFGLFKRSGPFKLSEPFKVSGSFKVLGPFNVLEPFKLSRPFKEWRPRKVSELFKVSRPFKKSGPFKLSEPFKVSGSFKVLGPFNVLEPFKLSRPFKEWRPRKVSELFKVSRPFKKSGPFKLSEPFKVFGLFKRSGPFKLSEPFKVSGSFKVLGPFNVLEPFKLSRPFKEWRPRKVSELFKVSRPFKKSGPFKLSEPFKVSGSFKVLGPFNVLEPFKLSRPFKEWRPRKVSELFKVS; encoded by the exons ATGCCAACCAAGCCCGACCGCCCCCAAATCACTAGTCAGCTTCTAACGACTGGGTTCTATCGGCTGTGTGGCGACCCAGGCCACATGGTTTTTGGGCTCTTTAAGAGGTTAGGACACTTTAAGAAGTCTGGACCCTTTAAATTGTCAGAACCCTTTAAGGTTTTTGGGCTCTTTAATAGGTCAGGACCCTTTAAATTGTCAGAACCCTTTAAGGTTTCAGGATCCTTTAAGGTGTTGGGACCCTTTAACGTCTTAGAACCCTTTAAATTATCACGACCCTTTAAAGAGTGGAGACCCCGTAAGGTGTCAGAGCTCTTTAAGGTGTCAAGACCCTTTAAGAAGTCTGGACCCTTTAAATTGTCAGAACCCTTTAAGGTTTTTGGACTCTTTAAGAGGTCAGGACCCTTTAAATTGTCAGAACCCTTTAAGGTTTCAGGATCCTTTAAGGTGTTGGGACCCTTTAACGTCTTAGAACCCTTTAAATTATCACGACCCTTTAAAGAGTGGAGACCCCGTAAGGTGTCAGAGCTCTTTAAGGTGTCAAGACCCTTTAAGAAGTCTGGACCCTTTAAATTGTCAGAACCCTTTAAG GTTTCAGGATCCTTTAAGGTGTTGGGACCCTTTAACGTCTTAGAACCCTTTAAATTATCACGACCCTTTAAAGAGTGGAGACCCCGTAAGGTGTCAGAGCTCTTTAAGGTGTCAAGACCCTTTAAGAAGTCTGGACCCTTTAAATTGTCAGAACCCTTTAAGGTTTTTGGACTCTTTAAGAGGTCAGGACCCTTTAAATTGTCAGAACCCTTTAAGGTTTCAGGATCCTTTAAGGTGTTGGGACCCTTTAACGTCTTAGAACCCTTTAAATTATCACGACCCTTTAAAGAGTGGAGACCCCGTAAGGTGTCAGAGCTCTTTAAGGTGTCAAGACCCTTTAAGAAGTCTGGACCCTTTAAATTGTCAGAACCCTTTAAG GTTTCAGGATCCTTTAAGGTGTTGGGACCCTTTAACGTCTTAGAACCCTTTAAATTATCACGACCCTTTAAAGAGTGGAGACCCCGTAAGGTGTCAGAGCTCTTTAAGGTGTCATGA
- the foxa1 gene encoding hepatocyte nuclear factor 3-alpha, with translation MLGTVKMEGHEAPDWSGYYSEEVYSPMTGGGMGSGLGMGSMSGYMSSSGTTSGSFNMSYSGTGLSPAPVGGMGGPAPTAMSGLGGGVASMGGTLSPSSMSSVSAQQASMGLNPYGGMSPTMSPGMAYGGGGLNRGRDNKAFRRSYPHAKPPYSYISLITMAIQQAPSKMLTLSEIYQWIMDLFPYYRQNQQRWQNSIRHSLSFNDCFVKVSRSPDKPGKGSYWTLHPDSGNMFENGCYLRRQKRFKCEKKMSTKSDGRKEQGGGGGGASPSGDSIKPPGLLDSSLPSSSQTTSPPGLDLRGGVSGTSDLKVSSSQLLSSLSLPPHSMAHESQLHLKGDPHYSFNHPFSINNLMSSSEQQHKLDLKAYEALQYSSYGAGGASGLGGRTMEPLEASYYQGVYPRPLLNTS, from the exons ATGCTGGGCACGGTGAAGATGGAAGGGCACGAGGCTCCGGACTGGAGCGGATACTACAGCGAGGAG GTGTATTCTCCAATGACAGGTGGTGGAATGGGTTCTGGTCTCGGGATGGGCTCCATGTCGGGCTACATGTCCAGCAGCGGGACCACGTCAGGCTCCTTCAACATGTCATACAGTGGGACTGGTCTGAGCCCCGCCCCGGTTGGGGGAATGGGTGGCCCAGCCCCAACGGCCATGTCGGGTTTGGGAGGGGGTGTAGCCTCAATGGGCGGGACTCTGAGCCCGTCCAGTATGAGCTCGGTGTCGGCTCAACAGGCCTCGATGGGTCTGAACCCGTATGGGGGCATGAGTCCCACCATGAGTCCCGGCATGGCCTACGGTGGTGGTGGGCTGAACCGTGGCCGTGACAACAAGGCGTTCCGACGGAGCTACCCGCACGCCAAACCCCCCTACTCGTATATCTCACTGATCACCATGGCGATCCAGCAGGCGCCCAGCAAGATGCTGACGCTGAGCGAGATCTACCAGTGGATCATGGACCTGTTCCCATATtaccggcagaaccagcagcgctgGCAGAACTCCATTCGGCACTCACTGTCCTTCAACGACTGCTTCGTTAAGGTGTCGCGCTCGCCGGACAAACCGGGGAAGGGCTCATACTGGACCCTGCACCCGGACTCCGGGAACATGTTCGAGAACGGCTGCTACCTGCGCCGCCAGAAGAGGTTCAAGTGTGAGAAGAAGATGTCGACAAAATCAGACGGCAGGAAGGAgcaggggggaggagggggaggagcaTCTCCCTCTGGGGACTCCATCAAACCTCCAGGACTCCTGGACTCCTCCCTGCCTTCCTCCAGCCAGACGACCTCGCCTCCCGGTCTGGACCTGCGGGGAGGCGTCAGCGGGACCTCGGACCTGAAGGTGTCCAGCTCCCAGCTGCTGTCCTCCCTATCGTTACCCCCCCACTCCATGGCGCATGAGTCCCAGCTGCACCTCAAAGGTGACCCCCACTACTCCTTCAACCACCCGTTCTCCATCAATAATTTAATGTCGTCCTCAGAGCAGCAGCACAAACTGGACCTGAAGGCCTACGAGGCGCTGCAGTACTCCTCCTACGGCGCTGGGGGGGCCTCCGGCCTCGGGGGGAGGACCATGGAGCCTCTGGAGGCATCCTACTACCAGGGGGTGTATCCCAGACCGCTCCTCAACACCTCGTAG